GGGCTTTACAGCGGCAAATACATTGGCATCACCACCGACCATTACAGTCAGCACACCCTTTTCAGCCCCTGCCTGTCCACCAGAAACCGGCGCATCTAGAAAGGCAATACCATTAGCCGCCAAGGTGACAGACAACTCACGAGCGACATCAGCCGAAGCCGTTGTGTGATCAACAAATACGGCACCTTGACTCAAGCCATGAATAGCGCCATCGGCTCCAACAACAACTTGTCGCAAATCATCATCATTGCCAACACAACAAAATACGATGTCCTGCCCTTCTGCTGCATCCTTAGGTGTTGCGCAACAACGGCCACCATACTCGCTTACCCATGCCTGCGCCTTAGCAGCTGTTCTGTTATAGACAGTGACCTCATGCCCTTGTTTGAGCAAATGGCCGGCCATGGGATATCCCATAACTCCCAAACCTAAAAATGCAACTTTGGCCATTGTATTTCCTTAGTTTAATGATTTATAAGCACTAAA
This portion of the Shewanella yunxiaonensis genome encodes:
- a CDS encoding NAD(P)-dependent oxidoreductase, with product MAKVAFLGLGVMGYPMAGHLLKQGHEVTVYNRTAAKAQAWVSEYGGRCCATPKDAAEGQDIVFCCVGNDDDLRQVVVGADGAIHGLSQGAVFVDHTTASADVARELSVTLAANGIAFLDAPVSGGQAGAEKGVLTVMVGGDANVFAAVKPVMSAYARSAELIGDTGAGQLAKMVNQICIAGVVQGLAEALSFAKNAGLDGEKVVDVISKGAAQSWQMENRYQTMLKGQYDFGFAVDWMRKDLGIALNEARRNGSTLPLTAMVDQFYAEVQAMGGNRWDTSSLMARQQKCQEK